One genomic window of Azospirillum thermophilum includes the following:
- a CDS encoding HNH endonuclease family protein, whose product MNQRWGRPPGARRGGRMPLGWLLAVLAVLGALALAERLDLLPAGTLDGLPGIKETSRTARHAPPPRPLPHTGQAIDYARLQSVLDGIRVEPERSRGYQREDWPHWLASDKSCLNTREQVLIRDSTVPARLSANGCGVLAGRWLDPYTGETFTDPKEVDVDHRVPLQEAHNSGGFEWSRERRAAFANDLTDPQTLVAVSREANRAKGSKGPEEWLPPKRDEICPYVASWIGVKARWGLTMDERERVTVGNILAECRSLAR is encoded by the coding sequence ATGAACCAGCGTTGGGGGCGGCCGCCCGGGGCGCGGCGTGGCGGGAGGATGCCGCTCGGCTGGCTGCTCGCCGTCCTGGCCGTGCTCGGCGCCCTGGCGCTGGCGGAGCGCCTCGATCTCCTCCCCGCCGGCACGCTCGACGGGCTGCCGGGCATCAAGGAGACGTCACGGACCGCCCGCCACGCGCCGCCGCCGCGCCCGCTGCCCCACACCGGCCAGGCCATCGACTATGCCCGGCTGCAGTCCGTGCTGGACGGCATCCGGGTGGAGCCCGAGCGCAGCCGCGGCTACCAGCGCGAGGACTGGCCGCACTGGCTCGCCTCCGACAAGAGCTGCCTGAACACCCGCGAGCAGGTGCTGATCCGCGACTCCACCGTTCCGGCCAGGCTCTCGGCCAACGGGTGCGGCGTCCTCGCCGGCCGCTGGCTCGACCCCTATACCGGCGAGACCTTCACCGACCCCAAGGAGGTCGACGTCGATCATCGTGTCCCCCTGCAGGAGGCGCACAACAGCGGCGGCTTCGAGTGGAGCCGCGAGCGCCGGGCCGCCTTCGCCAACGACCTGACCGACCCGCAGACCCTGGTCGCCGTCAGCCGCGAGGCGAACCGGGCCAAGGGCTCCAAGGGACCGGAGGAGTGGCTGCCGCCCAAGCGGGACGAAATCTGCCCCTACGTCGCCTCCTGGATCGGCGTGAAGGCGCGCTGGGGCCTGACGATGGACGAGCGCGAACGGGTGACGGTCGGCAACATCCTGGCGGAATGCCGGAGCCTGGCGCGCTGA
- a CDS encoding NAD-dependent epimerase/dehydratase family protein, whose amino-acid sequence MARYLVTGGCGFIGSHLADRLIAEGHRVTLLDNLSGGRLQNKPAAAELVVGDVADPDAVRQAAEGVDGIFHLAAVASVQRSRELWAETHRSNLLGTVTVFEAAREAGRDGGPVPVIYASSAAVYGDSRATPLREDAAPRPLSAYGVDKLGCELHGRIAWTIQGVPTVGFRLFNVYGPRQDPMSPYSGVISIFARRVARGEGVEIHGDGAQVRDFVFVDDVVRILALAMERRMLGAQVFNLCTGRPTSLLMLLEVLQELCGSRVPRRHVAARAGDIRVSIGDPSLLRTVFGTACRVGLLQGLSATLTGGMP is encoded by the coding sequence ATGGCCCGTTACCTCGTCACCGGCGGCTGCGGCTTCATCGGCTCCCATCTCGCGGACCGGCTGATCGCCGAGGGGCACCGCGTCACCCTCCTCGACAACCTGTCGGGCGGCCGGCTGCAGAACAAGCCCGCGGCGGCGGAGCTGGTGGTGGGCGACGTCGCCGATCCCGACGCCGTGCGGCAGGCGGCCGAGGGGGTGGACGGCATCTTCCACCTGGCGGCCGTCGCCTCGGTCCAGCGGTCGCGGGAGCTTTGGGCGGAAACCCACCGCAGCAACCTGCTGGGCACCGTCACGGTGTTCGAGGCGGCGCGCGAGGCCGGGCGGGACGGCGGGCCGGTGCCGGTGATCTACGCCTCCTCCGCCGCGGTCTATGGCGACAGCCGCGCCACTCCCCTGCGCGAGGACGCGGCGCCGCGCCCGCTCTCGGCCTATGGCGTCGACAAGCTGGGCTGCGAGCTGCACGGCCGGATCGCCTGGACCATCCAGGGCGTGCCCACCGTCGGCTTCCGCCTCTTCAACGTCTACGGGCCGCGGCAGGACCCGATGTCGCCCTATTCCGGCGTCATCTCCATCTTCGCCCGCCGCGTCGCCCGCGGCGAGGGGGTGGAGATTCACGGCGACGGGGCGCAGGTGCGCGACTTCGTCTTCGTCGACGACGTGGTGCGGATCCTGGCGCTGGCGATGGAGCGGCGGATGCTGGGCGCCCAGGTCTTCAACCTCTGCACCGGACGGCCGACCTCGCTGCTGATGCTGCTGGAGGTGCTGCAGGAACTGTGCGGCAGCCGCGTCCCCCGCCGCCATGTCGCGGCGCGGGCCGGCGACATCCGCGTGTCGATCGGCGATCCGTCGCTCCTGCGCACCGTCTTCGGCACCGCCTGCCGGGTGGGGCTGCTGCAGGGCCTGAGCGCCACGCTGACCGGCGGGATGCCGTGA